One genomic window of Desulfuromonas sp. AOP6 includes the following:
- a CDS encoding tRNA1(Val) (adenine(37)-N6)-methyltransferase translates to MDTERWLKDGETLDDLRPGLKILQGKTGYRFSLDPVLLCSFAQIRPQDRVLDLGTGAGIIPLLLASRHPSVQIVAVELQEELADRARRSACLNRLEKRIEVVFGDMRIPEVLSRFAPFTAVLSNPPYRPAGTGRLSPGSERAAARHELAGGLEDFVETAARHLDDGGRFFVIHLAERLTDLLCAMRLKRLEPKRLRIVLSRAEEAARLVLVEGRKGAKPGLAVEGPLVIYDGDGYSREVLAMYEARTSVPPPA, encoded by the coding sequence ATGGATACTGAGCGCTGGCTAAAAGACGGGGAAACCCTTGACGATTTGCGGCCAGGGTTGAAAATTCTGCAGGGGAAAACTGGATATCGTTTTTCCCTTGATCCGGTGCTGCTCTGCAGTTTTGCACAAATCCGTCCGCAGGATCGGGTCCTTGACCTGGGCACGGGGGCGGGTATCATTCCTCTGCTCTTGGCCAGTCGCCACCCATCTGTGCAGATTGTAGCGGTCGAATTGCAGGAAGAACTGGCGGACAGGGCCCGTCGGAGCGCCTGTTTGAACCGATTGGAAAAGAGAATTGAGGTTGTGTTCGGAGATATGCGTATTCCGGAGGTATTGAGCCGCTTTGCGCCCTTTACAGCCGTGTTGTCCAATCCGCCTTATCGCCCCGCCGGGACGGGGCGGCTGTCCCCTGGTTCGGAAAGAGCGGCGGCCCGCCATGAGTTGGCTGGAGGTCTGGAGGATTTTGTGGAAACGGCCGCCCGGCATCTGGATGACGGGGGTCGCTTTTTTGTTATTCACCTGGCCGAGCGTCTAACTGATCTTCTGTGCGCCATGCGCCTGAAAAGGCTGGAGCCCAAGCGGCTGCGGATCGTGTTGTCCCGCGCCGAAGAAGCTGCCCGCCTCGTTTTGGTAGAGGGGCGTAAGGGCGCAAAGCCCGGGCTGGCGGTAGAGGGTCCGTTGGTTATCTACGATGGGGATGGATACAGTCGCGAGGTTTTGGCCATGTACGAGGCGAGGACGTCTGTGCCGCCACCTGCCTAG
- the purD gene encoding phosphoribosylamine--glycine ligase, producing MKILVVGGGGREHALIWKIAQSPLVEKIYCAPGNPGIAALAECVDIPADKVAALCDFALDKDIDLTVVGPEVPLTLGIVDLFEAAGLLIFGPSRAAAQLEGSKSFSKDLMAKYRIPTAAYATFTDRDQAVAYIREQGAPIVVKADGLAAGKGVVVATTVEEAVAAVDDIMLDKVFGAAGARVVVEEFMDGEEASFFAFTDGQNILPLASSQDHKRIFDNDEGPNTGGMGAYSPAPVVTDALYPEIVEGIVRPTIAAMASEGTPYRGILYVGLMIKNGNARVVEYNARFGDPEAQPLLMRMKSDIVPVLQACARGELAQASIEWHDKSAVCVVMASGGYPGAIDQGHEIYGLEEAGRLDDLVVFHAGTALCDGKVVNTGGRVLGVTGLGTTVSEAIAKAYDGVHLIRWQGAQYRGDIGRKALNR from the coding sequence ATGAAGATTCTGGTCGTCGGTGGCGGTGGGCGCGAACACGCGCTGATCTGGAAAATTGCCCAGTCGCCCCTGGTTGAAAAAATTTATTGCGCGCCGGGCAACCCAGGCATCGCGGCTTTGGCCGAATGCGTCGATATCCCGGCGGATAAGGTCGCTGCTCTCTGTGATTTCGCCCTGGACAAGGACATTGACCTGACCGTGGTCGGGCCGGAGGTACCCCTGACTCTGGGTATCGTCGACCTGTTCGAGGCCGCCGGGCTGCTGATTTTCGGGCCGAGCCGGGCCGCGGCCCAACTGGAGGGCAGTAAGAGCTTCTCCAAGGACCTCATGGCGAAGTACCGCATCCCTACGGCTGCTTACGCGACCTTTACCGACCGTGACCAGGCGGTCGCTTATATCCGTGAGCAGGGCGCGCCTATCGTCGTCAAAGCCGACGGTCTCGCGGCCGGCAAGGGAGTGGTTGTCGCCACGACCGTCGAGGAGGCGGTGGCCGCCGTCGATGACATCATGCTGGATAAGGTTTTTGGGGCAGCCGGCGCCCGCGTCGTGGTCGAGGAATTCATGGATGGCGAAGAAGCGTCCTTCTTTGCTTTTACCGATGGGCAGAATATCCTGCCTCTGGCCTCGTCGCAAGATCACAAGCGTATTTTCGATAATGACGAAGGCCCCAATACCGGCGGCATGGGAGCCTATTCCCCGGCGCCGGTGGTCACTGATGCGCTCTATCCCGAAATCGTCGAAGGTATCGTGCGGCCGACCATCGCCGCTATGGCCAGTGAAGGCACACCCTATCGCGGCATTCTTTACGTCGGTTTGATGATTAAAAACGGCAACGCCCGTGTAGTCGAGTACAATGCTCGTTTCGGTGACCCCGAAGCGCAGCCTCTGCTGATGCGCATGAAGTCCGACATCGTGCCGGTGCTGCAGGCCTGTGCCCGTGGCGAGCTGGCTCAGGCAAGTATCGAATGGCACGACAAGTCGGCTGTTTGCGTCGTCATGGCCTCTGGCGGCTACCCCGGTGCCATTGACCAGGGGCATGAAATTTACGGGCTTGAAGAAGCGGGCCGTCTTGACGATCTGGTGGTTTTTCACGCCGGCACTGCTCTGTGCGATGGCAAGGTCGTCAATACGGGCGGACGTGTGCTGGGCGTGACCGGTCTGGGAACCACCGTTTCCGAGGCTATTGCCAAAGCCTACGACGGAGTGCACCTTATCCGCTGGCAAGGGGCACAATATCGGGGTGATATAGGGCGTAAAGCCCTTAACCGTTGA
- a CDS encoding ASKHA domain-containing protein yields MTGETCFLAFDLGTTTLAARLLDPHSGVLAEGRLPNPQHILGSDVIRRLEAAQRGEGARLQSLLVEGMETLLSELLRQAGLQRHRVQAAAAAANPAVSHLLCRLPADSILYPPHKPAFRQGLSLAPASLGLDLPCPFYLFPLVSGYVGGDLVAFLYACPPQAASMLYLDVGTNGEMALYHDGSWLVTSVAAGPAFEAAGISCGMPVGEGAIESITVEADSWKLAVVGDGPARGICGSGLAQAIALALQEGLLDSRGTIQAADSVDTNLSRYIVEEAGERSLRLFRDAAVDLRLTQQDVRSFQLAKGAIRAGVDCLLRRAGLEEAKDIPVVVTGAFGLSLPLGVLKRVAMLPENMLENVRFVAGGALQGVGRMLLRTEGVAEVERLARSLKPYPLSGTPVFEDTFIMSLDF; encoded by the coding sequence ATGACCGGTGAAACATGCTTTTTGGCTTTTGATCTGGGGACGACCACGCTGGCTGCCCGGCTGCTTGATCCCCACAGCGGGGTGCTGGCCGAAGGGCGGCTACCCAACCCCCAGCACATCCTTGGCAGTGACGTGATCCGCCGTCTGGAAGCTGCTCAGCGCGGTGAAGGGGCGAGACTGCAATCCCTTCTGGTTGAAGGCATGGAGACCTTGCTATCCGAGCTGTTGCGCCAGGCGGGCCTTCAGCGCCACCGGGTGCAGGCGGCGGCCGCCGCCGCCAACCCGGCAGTTTCCCATCTGCTTTGCCGGCTCCCGGCTGACAGTATTCTCTACCCGCCGCACAAGCCCGCTTTTCGGCAGGGGCTCAGCCTCGCCCCTGCCTCCCTTGGGCTGGATCTGCCCTGCCCCTTCTATCTCTTCCCCCTGGTCAGCGGCTACGTGGGAGGGGATCTCGTCGCCTTTCTCTACGCCTGTCCCCCTCAGGCAGCCTCCATGCTTTATCTGGATGTCGGCACCAATGGCGAAATGGCACTCTATCATGACGGGAGTTGGCTGGTCACTTCGGTGGCGGCAGGGCCTGCTTTTGAAGCGGCGGGGATCTCCTGCGGGATGCCGGTGGGCGAGGGCGCCATCGAGAGCATCACCGTAGAAGCTGACAGCTGGAAACTTGCCGTCGTCGGCGACGGACCAGCCCGTGGCATTTGCGGCAGTGGTCTGGCACAGGCCATCGCTTTGGCTCTGCAGGAGGGGCTGCTCGACTCCCGTGGCACCATCCAGGCAGCCGATAGTGTCGATACCAACCTGTCCCGCTATATCGTCGAGGAGGCCGGGGAGCGTTCGCTGCGCCTTTTTCGGGATGCCGCTGTCGATCTGCGTCTGACTCAGCAGGATGTCCGTAGTTTTCAGCTGGCCAAGGGCGCCATCAGGGCCGGAGTTGACTGCTTGCTGAGGCGAGCGGGCCTGGAAGAGGCTAAGGATATTCCAGTGGTGGTGACCGGAGCCTTTGGGTTATCCCTGCCCCTGGGGGTCCTGAAAAGGGTTGCCATGCTGCCGGAAAACATGCTAGAAAATGTTCGATTTGTCGCCGGTGGAGCCTTGCAGGGGGTCGGCCGGATGCTGCTCCGAACGGAAGGCGTTGCCGAAGTGGAACGACTGGCCCGCTCCCTCAAGCCCTATCCCCTGTCCGGTACGCCGGTCTTTGAAGATACGTTTATCATGTCGCTCGATTTTTGA
- the ccsB gene encoding c-type cytochrome biogenesis protein CcsB, producing MTSTQLFNAVTLAYFASMVLFVVYLATRSRAIALGANILAYVGFVVHTAAIGVRWSETYKLLGADGYAPLSNLYESVVFFSWTILLIYILMDLKYRQRSIGAFVLPFAFLSMTWAQLRLNDAIEPLVPALQSNWLTYHVITCFLGYAAFAVACGVSIMYLIKAGREEKSPEDSPAGGILGLFPSTKVLDDMNYKAIMIGFPLLTLGIVTGAAWANYAWGTYWSWDPKETWSLIVWFIYAAFLHARFTRGWVGKRAAWLSIIGFAATLFCYLGVNLVLSGLHSYGGS from the coding sequence ATGACCAGTACACAACTGTTCAACGCCGTAACTCTGGCCTACTTCGCCTCGATGGTGCTGTTTGTGGTCTATCTGGCCACCCGCAGTCGGGCCATCGCCCTCGGCGCTAACATTTTGGCGTATGTTGGCTTCGTGGTGCACACCGCCGCTATCGGGGTAAGGTGGAGCGAGACCTACAAATTGCTGGGGGCCGACGGCTATGCGCCCCTGTCCAATCTCTATGAATCGGTGGTCTTTTTTTCCTGGACCATCCTGCTGATCTATATCCTGATGGATCTCAAGTACCGCCAACGATCCATCGGTGCTTTTGTTCTCCCATTCGCTTTTCTGTCTATGACTTGGGCTCAACTGCGGCTCAACGACGCTATTGAGCCTCTGGTTCCGGCTCTGCAGAGCAACTGGCTCACGTACCATGTCATCACCTGTTTTCTCGGCTACGCGGCCTTCGCGGTGGCCTGTGGTGTCTCCATCATGTATCTGATCAAGGCTGGACGTGAAGAGAAGAGCCCGGAGGATTCTCCTGCCGGTGGAATTCTCGGTCTGTTTCCCAGCACCAAAGTGTTGGATGACATGAACTATAAAGCCATCATGATCGGCTTCCCGCTGTTGACCCTTGGTATTGTCACCGGCGCCGCCTGGGCCAACTATGCCTGGGGCACCTACTGGAGTTGGGATCCCAAGGAGACCTGGAGTCTGATCGTGTGGTTCATCTACGCGGCCTTTCTGCATGCCCGCTTTACCCGGGGCTGGGTTGGCAAGCGGGCGGCCTGGCTTTCCATTATCGGATTCGCCGCCACTCTGTTCTGCTACCTTGGTGTTAACCTGGTTCTTTCCGGTCTTCATTCCTACGGAGGATCCTGA
- a CDS encoding DUF721 domain-containing protein — protein MSRKTETGRSQIQLVGTLLENLFRQRGLEGKRQEYKAWLVWEEAVGPQIAARARPIRIREGVLEVRVDHPVWMQQLQLMKPKILTRLNALLGEEVINDLFLRQGAHRPPEAPPPTPEEIDWQSASLTDEDRQEIRQTVMALGDPEVRNSLEDLLTKQKKLQRAREKED, from the coding sequence ATGAGCAGAAAAACGGAAACAGGCCGAAGCCAGATCCAGCTGGTCGGCACGCTGCTGGAAAATCTTTTCCGCCAGCGTGGCCTCGAAGGGAAGAGACAGGAATACAAGGCCTGGCTCGTCTGGGAAGAGGCCGTTGGTCCCCAGATTGCCGCCCGGGCCAGACCGATCCGTATCCGGGAAGGTGTCCTTGAAGTACGCGTGGACCACCCCGTCTGGATGCAGCAACTACAGCTGATGAAACCGAAAATCCTCACCCGGCTCAACGCCCTGCTGGGGGAAGAGGTTATTAACGATCTATTCCTGCGGCAAGGCGCCCACAGGCCGCCGGAAGCACCTCCGCCTACTCCGGAAGAAATCGACTGGCAATCGGCCTCACTGACGGATGAGGATCGTCAGGAGATCCGCCAGACCGTCATGGCACTCGGCGATCCCGAAGTGCGGAATAGCCTGGAAGACCTTCTCACCAAACAGAAGAAACTGCAACGGGCACGAGAGAAAGAAGACTAG
- a CDS encoding cytochrome c biogenesis protein ResB, with product MTAKEKSFLTSVWDFLCSLKLTITTLILLAVTSIIGTVVQQNLSPQEYLQVYTEKTYKFLDSLQFFDMYHSWWFLSLLGLFSLNLICCSIKRFPRVWNTVMHPQLKGDDALFRTLSNADEVVTGGTMDEAAGHLRSFVQKHFAGAVETREDDRIYLFAQKGPYARFGVYVTHLSILIIFVGAIIGNIWGYKGYMNVVEGTSADTVRLFGTNEAVKLPFAVRCDRFEVSFYEGGGRPKEYVSDLVVLDGGQEVLKKTIEVNDPLSYQGITFYQSSYGPAGEPSFKMRVRTRSTDEVNEYVARQGEHVALPGGRSFAVTASTPSYDRFGPAIQMHVNTADGQHGNPFVVLQNFPEFDAQRGDEFIFSLLEIKQRYYTGLQVAKDPGVWVVWLGCFLMIFGSLAAFFISHRRIWVTLQPVNGKIGVRIGGSAHRNQPAFELFFDDFKAKLKDELKA from the coding sequence TTGACCGCAAAAGAAAAAAGTTTTCTGACGTCAGTGTGGGACTTTCTCTGTTCCCTGAAGCTAACCATCACAACCTTGATCCTGTTGGCCGTGACGTCCATTATCGGCACGGTGGTGCAGCAGAACCTTTCTCCCCAGGAATATCTGCAGGTCTACACGGAGAAGACGTACAAGTTTCTTGATTCTCTGCAGTTTTTCGACATGTACCATTCCTGGTGGTTCCTGTCCTTGCTCGGACTCTTCTCTCTTAACCTCATTTGTTGCTCCATCAAGCGCTTTCCCCGGGTGTGGAATACGGTCATGCATCCCCAACTCAAGGGGGATGATGCTCTTTTCCGGACCCTGTCCAACGCTGACGAAGTCGTAACGGGCGGAACGATGGACGAGGCTGCCGGGCATCTGCGCAGTTTTGTGCAGAAACATTTTGCCGGCGCCGTGGAGACCCGCGAGGACGATCGCATTTATCTTTTTGCCCAGAAGGGCCCTTATGCCCGATTTGGCGTCTATGTGACCCATCTCTCGATCCTCATTATTTTTGTCGGGGCGATTATCGGCAATATCTGGGGCTACAAGGGGTACATGAATGTGGTAGAGGGGACTTCCGCCGACACGGTTCGCCTGTTCGGAACCAACGAAGCGGTAAAGCTGCCCTTCGCAGTGCGTTGTGACCGTTTTGAGGTGTCCTTCTATGAAGGGGGGGGGCGTCCGAAAGAATATGTCAGTGATCTGGTTGTGCTCGATGGGGGCCAGGAAGTTCTGAAGAAGACCATTGAGGTTAACGATCCTCTCAGTTATCAGGGAATCACTTTTTACCAGTCGAGCTACGGACCCGCCGGTGAACCGTCCTTCAAAATGCGTGTTCGCACTCGCAGTACCGATGAAGTCAATGAATATGTGGCTCGCCAGGGGGAGCATGTAGCGCTGCCAGGTGGACGGTCTTTTGCCGTCACTGCGTCGACACCTTCCTATGACCGCTTCGGTCCGGCGATCCAGATGCACGTCAACACGGCGGACGGTCAGCATGGGAATCCCTTTGTCGTGCTGCAGAATTTCCCCGAATTCGATGCCCAGCGCGGCGATGAATTCATCTTCAGCCTGCTCGAAATCAAGCAGCGTTATTACACGGGCCTGCAAGTCGCCAAAGACCCCGGCGTCTGGGTCGTCTGGCTGGGCTGTTTCCTGATGATTTTCGGATCGCTGGCCGCATTTTTTATTTCCCATAGACGTATCTGGGTGACCCTGCAGCCAGTCAATGGTAAAATAGGCGTTCGGATCGGTGGCTCTGCCCACCGCAATCAGCCTGCTTTCGAGCTGTTCTTCGATGATTTCAAGGCAAAACTCAAAGACGAACTTAAGGCTTAA
- the purH gene encoding bifunctional phosphoribosylaminoimidazolecarboxamide formyltransferase/IMP cyclohydrolase, which produces MAAIKRALISVSDKTGIVAFARELNGFGVEILSTGGTAALLRQEGLPVQDVSDFTGFPEMLDGRVKTLHPKVHGGLLGMRDNPEHVAKMAEHDILPIDMVLVNLYPFEATVAKADCTLEDAIENIDIGGPTMLRSAAKNNRDVTVIVDHADYAAVLEEMKKSGGSVSRETNFRLAVKVYQHTAAYDGAISNWLGRRLDADCAEFPPTLTLQYKKAQGMRYGENPHQKAAFYVEKDVREASIATARQLQGKELSYNNIGDTDAALECVKQFSEGPACVIVKHANPCGVAIGKDLLDAYNRAFSTDPESAFGGIIAFNGELDAETAKAIVDRQFVEVIIAPQVAPEAVEVVAAKKNVRLLACGQWLATPGQRLDFKRVNGGLLVQDTDLDLTAELQVVTKRQPTAEEMQDLLFTWRVAKFVKSNAIVYGKGSMTIGVGAGQMSRVNSARIAAIKAEHAGLAVKGAVMASDAFFPFRDGIDNAAAAGIAAVIQPGGSIRDEEVIAAADEHGMAMVFTGMRHFRH; this is translated from the coding sequence ATGGCCGCCATCAAACGTGCCCTCATCAGTGTTTCGGATAAGACCGGCATCGTCGCATTTGCCCGGGAGCTCAACGGCTTCGGTGTGGAAATTCTTTCCACGGGAGGCACGGCGGCGTTGTTGCGCCAGGAGGGGCTGCCTGTGCAGGACGTTTCCGATTTTACCGGTTTTCCCGAAATGCTCGACGGCCGAGTGAAGACACTGCACCCCAAGGTCCATGGCGGTCTGTTGGGGATGCGCGACAACCCCGAGCATGTGGCCAAAATGGCTGAACACGACATCCTGCCCATCGATATGGTGCTGGTCAACCTCTACCCTTTTGAAGCGACCGTGGCCAAGGCAGACTGCACGCTGGAAGACGCCATCGAAAATATCGATATCGGCGGGCCCACCATGCTGCGCAGCGCCGCCAAGAATAATCGCGACGTGACGGTCATCGTTGATCATGCCGACTATGCGGCCGTCCTTGAGGAGATGAAGAAGAGTGGCGGCAGTGTCTCCCGCGAGACCAATTTTCGCCTGGCTGTCAAGGTCTACCAGCATACGGCGGCCTATGACGGCGCCATCTCCAACTGGCTCGGCCGCCGTCTTGACGCCGACTGCGCCGAGTTTCCACCGACATTGACCCTGCAGTACAAGAAGGCCCAGGGGATGCGCTACGGGGAGAATCCCCACCAGAAGGCGGCCTTCTATGTCGAGAAGGATGTGCGCGAGGCTTCTATCGCCACGGCTCGCCAACTGCAGGGCAAGGAGCTGTCCTACAACAACATCGGCGACACCGACGCTGCCCTCGAGTGCGTCAAGCAGTTCAGCGAAGGGCCTGCCTGTGTCATCGTCAAACACGCCAATCCCTGCGGCGTGGCCATTGGCAAGGACCTGCTCGACGCCTACAACCGTGCCTTCAGCACCGATCCGGAATCAGCCTTCGGCGGCATCATCGCCTTCAACGGTGAACTCGACGCCGAAACGGCCAAAGCTATTGTCGACCGGCAGTTTGTCGAAGTGATCATTGCCCCTCAGGTGGCGCCCGAAGCGGTGGAGGTGGTCGCGGCCAAAAAGAACGTGCGCCTGCTCGCATGTGGCCAGTGGCTGGCCACTCCCGGTCAGCGCCTTGATTTTAAACGGGTCAATGGCGGTCTGCTCGTGCAGGATACGGACCTTGACCTCACGGCTGAACTTCAGGTCGTCACGAAGAGGCAGCCTACCGCCGAGGAGATGCAGGACCTGCTCTTCACCTGGCGCGTGGCCAAATTTGTCAAGTCCAACGCCATTGTCTACGGCAAGGGGAGCATGACCATCGGCGTCGGCGCCGGACAGATGAGCCGCGTCAATTCCGCTCGTATTGCCGCTATCAAGGCCGAGCACGCTGGTCTTGCGGTCAAGGGGGCGGTCATGGCTTCCGACGCCTTCTTCCCCTTTCGTGACGGGATTGACAACGCTGCAGCCGCCGGTATCGCCGCCGTTATCCAGCCGGGCGGCTCCATCCGCGATGAAGAAGTTATCGCCGCCGCCGATGAACACGGCATGGCCATGGTCTTCACCGGCATGCGGCATTTCAGGCATTAA